A genomic stretch from Erysipelothrix sp. HDW6C includes:
- a CDS encoding N-acetylmuramoyl-L-alanine amidase, giving the protein MEFKTGYVPKVRKVNYKIVVPFLLILATLISVVIVTLTRNNGGQGDEFTICKMSGSESRALVKKGLTDDVVEFADYGSYGQTLGLYKNEYKVGEADPFNGRTVFLKNLCSGVEQTFMMGLELDSKIPMETLEPGFYEIQILDGFTRSRIVANAPIDALFESVSRQGEHKQVRLLANQTLFDYGDDSTLDKAYAYLEVNAMTTPSNQYDVVLDPNGLYDEYDGYITSGVVDGDFIEADEMYDVAEGVQKILQDNGYRAMISRKRDQEREFHGNDGRIHAGYQAGAKYYVHLSMLSTPYPNTKGASVVHSNFSSPRLANTIMGQLLANTSLPGYDYGYEDNIGVINTALEDGFDYNSLIREAGGKFTGAAEINDDYKRLNAFALGSDKGMQSVLVEFGYISDAETKTVWTNEKQQIIETLAAAIMTELGK; this is encoded by the coding sequence ATGGAGTTTAAAACAGGATATGTACCCAAAGTAAGAAAAGTGAACTACAAAATTGTAGTTCCTTTTCTACTAATTCTGGCGACGCTCATATCCGTTGTTATTGTTACCTTGACACGAAACAATGGTGGTCAAGGGGATGAATTTACGATTTGTAAAATGAGCGGTAGCGAGTCGCGTGCGCTTGTAAAAAAAGGCCTTACCGATGATGTTGTTGAATTCGCAGATTATGGCTCTTATGGGCAAACATTGGGTCTTTATAAAAATGAATATAAAGTGGGCGAGGCTGATCCGTTTAATGGTCGAACTGTTTTCCTTAAGAACCTATGCAGTGGTGTTGAACAAACATTTATGATGGGTCTGGAACTTGATAGTAAAATTCCAATGGAAACGCTGGAACCGGGATTCTATGAAATCCAAATATTAGATGGATTTACACGCTCACGCATTGTTGCGAATGCACCAATCGATGCCCTTTTTGAGTCTGTTTCTCGACAAGGAGAGCATAAGCAAGTACGCTTACTCGCCAATCAAACATTGTTTGATTATGGTGATGATTCCACGTTGGACAAAGCGTATGCATACCTTGAGGTGAATGCAATGACAACCCCATCCAATCAATATGATGTCGTTTTGGATCCTAACGGACTGTATGACGAGTATGATGGCTATATTACATCGGGTGTTGTCGATGGAGATTTTATTGAAGCGGATGAAATGTATGATGTTGCAGAAGGTGTACAGAAAATTCTTCAAGACAATGGCTATCGTGCCATGATTTCGCGCAAACGTGACCAAGAACGTGAGTTTCATGGCAATGATGGTCGAATTCATGCTGGTTACCAAGCAGGCGCAAAGTACTACGTTCATTTGAGTATGTTATCGACACCGTATCCAAATACAAAGGGAGCATCCGTGGTACACTCTAATTTCTCGTCCCCACGTCTTGCGAATACAATTATGGGACAACTTCTTGCCAATACATCGCTTCCAGGCTACGATTATGGCTATGAAGATAATATTGGTGTCATTAATACAGCACTCGAGGATGGTTTTGATTACAACTCATTGATTCGTGAGGCTGGTGGGAAGTTTACCGGTGCAGCAGAGATCAATGACGATTATAAGCGACTCAATGCATTCGCATTGGGATCGGATAAAGGTATGCAGTCAGTTCTCGTTGAGTTTGGGTATATCTCAGATGCTGAAACGAAGACTGTCTGGACAAATGAAAAACAACAGATAATTGAAACGCTTGCCGCTGCGATAATGACAGAACTCGGTAAGTAA
- a CDS encoding ABC-F family ATP-binding cassette domain-containing protein gives MIVQVRDANKSFGSQELFKDLSVLIKENEKVALIGANGVGKTTLFRVLSGEESLDSGDVFWKTGMRRGFLEQIHISDEKVLVKDYFDEVFVDVFALRDRLQELEELMKTDHSEKVLNQYDRIQTEFMRRGGYTYETEIHTILTQFNFSVSDLERDLNTFSGGQVTRLAFIRLLLSKPDILFLDEPTNHLDISTIEWLEGYLNSYDGAVVVVSHDRLFLDRVCNVVVEIEDMEATRYESNYSGYQKIKETAIERHNIKFQNQQREIERIEKLIEKFRYKKNKAAFAQSKIKYLDRMDKLEKKDVSTREFKAEFKARLRGGKEVLSVNELQVGYDKPLFEYTGTFMKGRRYAIVGDNGTGKSTLLKTVSGRMEPLKGEIMLGHQIEMGYFDQQLLDFTMNKTVLEEVWDAFPGLDHTEIRTALGRFLFKGKMSSNLSMYSRVASAFVWHLLN, from the coding sequence ATGATTGTACAAGTACGAGATGCAAATAAATCATTTGGGAGTCAAGAACTCTTTAAAGATTTAAGTGTATTAATCAAAGAAAATGAAAAAGTTGCCCTCATTGGTGCAAATGGTGTTGGTAAAACAACACTTTTTCGTGTGCTCTCGGGTGAAGAGTCTCTTGATAGTGGCGATGTGTTCTGGAAAACGGGAATGCGTCGTGGCTTTTTAGAACAAATTCATATTAGTGATGAGAAAGTTTTAGTTAAAGATTATTTTGACGAGGTTTTTGTTGATGTATTCGCACTGCGCGATCGACTTCAAGAACTTGAAGAGCTCATGAAGACCGATCACAGTGAAAAGGTGCTGAATCAATACGATCGCATTCAAACAGAATTTATGCGACGCGGTGGTTACACTTACGAAACAGAAATTCATACCATTCTAACGCAATTCAATTTCAGTGTTAGTGACTTAGAACGGGATTTAAATACCTTTTCGGGTGGACAAGTAACGCGTCTGGCATTTATCCGTTTACTCTTAAGTAAACCGGATATCCTATTTCTTGATGAGCCAACCAACCATTTAGATATCTCCACGATTGAGTGGCTGGAAGGTTATTTAAATTCATACGATGGCGCTGTGGTTGTCGTTTCTCATGACCGTTTATTTCTTGATCGCGTTTGCAATGTTGTGGTTGAGATTGAAGACATGGAAGCAACGCGCTACGAAAGCAATTATAGTGGGTATCAAAAGATTAAAGAAACTGCAATCGAGCGTCATAATATCAAGTTTCAAAATCAACAACGTGAAATTGAACGGATTGAGAAATTAATTGAGAAATTCCGCTACAAGAAAAACAAAGCTGCTTTTGCACAATCTAAAATTAAATACTTGGATCGCATGGACAAACTGGAAAAGAAAGATGTTTCTACCCGTGAGTTTAAGGCTGAGTTTAAAGCGCGTTTACGCGGGGGAAAAGAAGTCCTTAGTGTTAATGAACTTCAAGTAGGTTATGATAAGCCGTTGTTTGAATATACCGGAACATTTATGAAAGGAAGACGCTATGCCATCGTTGGAGACAATGGTACAGGAAAGTCGACGCTTCTTAAAACTGTTTCTGGCCGTATGGAACCCTTGAAGGGTGAAATTATGCTGGGACATCAAATTGAAATGGGTTACTTTGATCAACAATTGCTGGATTTCACCATGAATAAAACGGTTTTAGAAGAAGTATGGGACGCTTTTCCAGGGCTGGACCATACGGAAATTAGAACTGCTCTTGGCCGTTTCCTATTCAAGGGGAAGATGTCTTCAAATCTGTCCATGTACTCTCGGGTGGCGAGCGCGTTCGTTTGGCACTTGTTAAACTGA
- a CDS encoding diphosphate--fructose-6-phosphate 1-phosphotransferase has product MAKCLVAQSGGPTSVINATVAGVVKANQLNPVYDTVLGGLHGIEGILDEKFYDLTNMSDDENRVLRQSPSSALGSCRYKLKRENVADFEKLFAILKKHDIRTVFYTGGNDSMDTVAALDEYAKANNITGHQFVGCPKTVDNDLMVMDHAPGFASAAKFIATTALQTWTDSTVYTRQDVFILETMGRDAGWLAASSCVSGIVDVLVLPEHPFEKEAFLAAVKKHVDAKNKCYIVVSEGVHYADGTYLAAGESKNDTFGHAVLGGAGNAIKEMILEAGISERAKVQDLSNAQRSHATEQSKVDVEESFQLGMSAHMRSIDPSFTGMTVYVTRVEGDKYDVTYGATASSNIANHVRHFPEEWILPNFEGISKEAHAYFEPLLVGQPEIMYDEKGLPRQVKPYYMR; this is encoded by the coding sequence ATGGCTAAATGTTTAGTGGCTCAATCAGGAGGGCCAACATCAGTTATTAACGCTACTGTTGCAGGTGTCGTTAAAGCAAACCAACTGAATCCTGTTTATGATACAGTATTGGGTGGTTTACACGGAATTGAAGGAATCTTAGACGAGAAATTCTATGACCTCACAAATATGAGTGATGACGAAAACCGTGTGTTACGTCAATCACCATCAAGTGCATTGGGATCATGCCGTTACAAATTAAAACGTGAAAACGTTGCTGATTTTGAGAAATTGTTCGCAATTCTTAAAAAACATGATATCCGTACTGTTTTCTACACAGGTGGAAACGACTCAATGGATACTGTTGCTGCTTTGGATGAATATGCAAAAGCAAACAACATTACAGGACACCAATTTGTTGGTTGCCCAAAAACTGTCGATAACGACTTAATGGTTATGGACCATGCGCCAGGATTTGCTTCAGCAGCAAAATTCATCGCAACAACAGCATTACAAACATGGACAGATTCAACTGTTTATACACGTCAAGATGTATTTATTCTTGAAACAATGGGACGCGATGCAGGTTGGTTAGCAGCAAGTTCATGTGTTTCTGGAATTGTTGATGTTCTTGTCTTACCAGAACACCCATTTGAAAAAGAAGCATTCTTAGCAGCTGTTAAAAAACATGTTGATGCAAAAAACAAATGCTACATTGTTGTATCAGAAGGTGTTCACTACGCTGATGGTACATACCTTGCAGCGGGTGAATCAAAAAATGATACATTCGGACATGCTGTTTTAGGTGGAGCAGGAAATGCTATCAAGGAAATGATCTTGGAAGCAGGAATCTCAGAACGTGCAAAAGTTCAAGATTTAAGCAATGCACAACGTTCACATGCAACGGAACAATCAAAAGTTGACGTTGAAGAATCATTCCAATTAGGAATGTCAGCACACATGCGTTCAATTGACCCATCATTCACAGGTATGACAGTTTATGTTACACGTGTTGAAGGTGACAAATACGATGTTACTTATGGTGCTACAGCATCAAGCAACATTGCAAACCATGTACGTCACTTCCCAGAAGAATGGATCTTACCAAACTTCGAAGGAATCTCAAAAGAAGCACACGCTTACTTTGAACCACTATTAGTTGGTCAACCAGAAATCATGTATGATGAAAAAGGTTTACCACGTCAAGTAAAACCATACTACATGCGTTAA
- a CDS encoding V-type ATPase subunit encodes MASDYAMSTKARSFYAQHLTGSQYRTLINQGDVPGIAAYLKNETRYGDVLDGINEKAIHRDVLEQRIRLKGQLEFLKLMRYVQPEHMKFYQFYTKRTEIDQILYVLHAIESNVSHHINYYVGDLNDLLTIDIHKLAQCKTFAEVHEFLSTTDYKNILNNLLDEDVDLSVSEDALRVYYQNFLLKLVAKESNRKELEGVIFMNEELDTIGYVYRMKKYYNFEPRDIFARIHYHPHFIPERVMNDWIVKLDADQFLDAFHQSPYGKYAAIPETVNIELHLNSIRFKIFRRMMRFATNTNLTLFAYMFLLHREIENITDIIEGVRYNMNPEEIYKLLIV; translated from the coding sequence ATGGCCAGTGATTATGCAATGTCTACCAAAGCGCGTTCCTTTTATGCGCAACATTTGACCGGCAGTCAGTATCGAACACTGATTAATCAAGGCGATGTTCCTGGTATTGCCGCATATCTCAAAAATGAAACGCGGTATGGTGATGTACTTGATGGAATTAATGAGAAGGCGATCCATCGTGATGTACTTGAACAGCGCATTCGTTTAAAAGGGCAACTTGAGTTTCTCAAACTTATGCGTTATGTACAACCAGAGCATATGAAGTTTTATCAATTCTATACAAAGCGTACAGAAATAGACCAAATTCTTTATGTTCTTCATGCAATTGAATCCAATGTCAGCCATCACATTAATTATTATGTAGGGGACTTGAATGATTTGTTAACAATTGATATTCATAAACTTGCACAATGTAAGACTTTTGCTGAGGTGCATGAATTTCTAAGTACGACAGACTATAAAAATATTTTAAATAATCTATTGGATGAAGATGTTGATTTGAGTGTCAGTGAAGATGCATTGCGTGTTTATTATCAAAACTTCTTACTTAAATTGGTTGCCAAAGAGTCAAACAGAAAAGAACTCGAAGGTGTCATATTTATGAATGAAGAGTTGGATACGATTGGTTATGTGTATCGAATGAAGAAGTATTATAATTTTGAACCGCGTGATATCTTCGCACGTATCCACTATCATCCTCATTTTATTCCAGAACGTGTGATGAATGATTGGATTGTGAAATTGGATGCAGATCAATTTTTGGATGCATTCCACCAGTCACCTTACGGAAAGTATGCTGCAATCCCAGAAACCGTTAATATTGAATTGCACTTGAATTCAATTCGCTTTAAGATATTTCGTCGTATGATGCGATTTGCAACAAATACAAACTTAACATTGTTTGCGTACATGTTCTTGTTACATCGAGAGATTGAGAATATCACCGATATTATTGAAGGGGTTCGCTATAACATGAATCCTGAAGAAATCTATAAATTGCTAATTGTGTAG
- a CDS encoding V-type ATP synthase subunit I, giving the protein MAIEKMSFVLAVTNPDNVLNMIEGIMNCKNFHPELSTDIMTEGDGGLAYPSERIYENYLSRLERLNQDLKLNLQPQLGTVFTPDQVEKKLVEAEQIYNTIHDVESTLSSLTDDDRIALDKLHEYPLDDIENGFVSIGFGRVPTNSLSKIVTHYNERFVFTELHRTKHYGWILYVCLKEDTAYFEELFESLYFEPLVVPKSTEEHTDYNFNEALDAVYGYVKNQSLKESYYKYITIYNEEATIAGFIPEARIQKFEGLFDDRVKTHEFEPEAQPNLLAPTRLVNGWFAAPFEMLVEMYGLPKYGQFDPTKFFAITYALLFGIMFGDVGQGIVISLMGYYLYKKKGMKLGGVMARIGIFSTFFGFLYGSVFGNEELLMPLLKPIGLPIHVQSPSMTMNLLISTVAIGVVLILTAIAMNTFLSIRRKDYDRGLFSQNGLAGLIFYGFVMAAIVAMALGSSIINPLTIVLFIAIPLAVILFKEPLTNFMNKVRVTPHEGWGGYIVEGFFELFEVLLGFVTNTMSFLRVGGFILSHAGMMSVVMTLKDMSGNAGILVMILGNILVIGLEGLIVGIQTLRLEYYEMFSRFYDGGGKPFKSVN; this is encoded by the coding sequence GTGGCAATTGAAAAAATGAGTTTTGTTCTTGCAGTCACAAATCCTGACAATGTACTCAATATGATTGAGGGCATCATGAATTGTAAGAACTTCCATCCGGAATTGTCAACCGATATTATGACCGAAGGGGATGGTGGTTTAGCGTATCCCAGTGAACGTATTTATGAAAATTATTTATCGCGCCTCGAACGCTTAAATCAGGACTTAAAACTGAATTTACAACCACAACTGGGAACGGTATTTACGCCAGACCAGGTGGAAAAGAAATTAGTGGAAGCAGAACAAATCTACAATACCATTCACGATGTGGAGTCGACATTATCAAGTTTGACCGATGATGATCGTATTGCCTTGGATAAACTGCATGAGTATCCCTTAGACGATATTGAGAATGGCTTTGTAAGTATTGGGTTCGGACGCGTTCCAACTAATTCCCTTTCGAAAATTGTGACTCATTATAATGAACGCTTTGTCTTTACTGAGTTACATCGCACCAAACATTATGGTTGGATTCTCTATGTGTGTTTGAAAGAAGATACTGCATACTTTGAAGAACTTTTTGAAAGTCTCTATTTTGAACCCTTAGTTGTTCCAAAATCAACAGAGGAACATACAGATTACAACTTTAACGAAGCTTTGGATGCTGTTTATGGGTATGTTAAAAACCAATCATTGAAAGAGTCGTACTATAAGTACATTACAATCTATAATGAAGAAGCAACGATTGCTGGATTTATTCCTGAAGCGCGGATTCAAAAATTTGAAGGTTTGTTTGATGATCGAGTAAAAACACATGAGTTCGAACCTGAAGCACAACCCAATCTCTTGGCGCCAACACGTCTTGTTAACGGATGGTTTGCCGCTCCGTTTGAGATGCTTGTGGAAATGTATGGATTGCCAAAATATGGGCAATTTGATCCAACTAAATTCTTTGCAATTACTTACGCACTCTTGTTTGGAATTATGTTTGGAGATGTGGGACAGGGAATTGTTATTTCATTGATGGGCTATTATCTTTATAAGAAGAAGGGCATGAAACTGGGTGGCGTCATGGCACGCATTGGTATCTTCTCAACATTCTTTGGATTCTTATATGGATCGGTATTTGGGAATGAGGAATTACTGATGCCATTGCTAAAGCCAATTGGACTTCCGATTCACGTTCAAAGCCCAAGTATGACCATGAACTTGTTGATTTCAACAGTTGCAATTGGCGTTGTTTTAATCCTAACAGCCATTGCAATGAATACATTCTTGTCTATCCGACGTAAAGATTATGATCGTGGCCTTTTTTCTCAAAATGGCCTTGCGGGTTTAATCTTCTATGGATTTGTAATGGCTGCAATTGTTGCAATGGCTTTGGGGTCAAGCATCATCAACCCGCTTACAATTGTGTTGTTTATTGCGATACCACTCGCGGTTATTTTATTTAAAGAACCGCTCACAAACTTTATGAATAAAGTTCGTGTAACACCGCATGAAGGGTGGGGCGGTTACATTGTCGAGGGCTTCTTCGAACTCTTTGAAGTTCTGCTTGGATTTGTAACCAATACCATGTCGTTTCTACGCGTAGGCGGTTTTATACTCAGTCATGCGGGAATGATGAGTGTTGTTATGACATTGAAAGATATGTCAGGAAATGCAGGGATTCTGGTTATGATCCTTGGAAATATTTTGGTAATTGGTCTTGAAGGACTGATTGTTGGTATTCAAACCTTGCGTTTGGAATACTATGAAATGTTTAGTCGTTTCTACGACGGTGGCGGAAAGCCATTTAAATCTGTTAATTAG
- a CDS encoding ATP synthase subunit C, with protein sequence MLSTFEIILPLVLVAVITLPLIPVFRGKVDARSAKFRVWMQVSSFFVVLVGIVVIGGTTFAAEEQVAGFAGSSAQGMGFLAAALAVSASVIGAGYAVGQAAPAAIGAISENSDNFGKAMIFVALAEGVAIYGLLIAILIINKL encoded by the coding sequence ATGTTAAGTACATTTGAAATTATTTTACCACTTGTGTTAGTGGCCGTTATTACCTTACCGCTCATTCCGGTATTCCGTGGCAAAGTAGATGCACGCAGCGCTAAATTTAGAGTTTGGATGCAAGTTTCATCATTCTTTGTTGTTTTAGTTGGTATTGTGGTTATAGGTGGGACAACATTTGCTGCTGAAGAGCAAGTGGCTGGTTTTGCTGGAAGTAGTGCTCAAGGAATGGGATTCCTTGCTGCTGCGCTTGCTGTCAGTGCTTCTGTAATTGGTGCTGGTTATGCGGTAGGGCAAGCTGCACCGGCAGCTATTGGCGCAATTTCTGAGAATTCAGATAACTTCGGTAAAGCGATGATCTTTGTTGCTTTGGCAGAAGGGGTTGCTATCTATGGTCTACTTATCGCAATCTTGATCATCAATAAACTATGA
- a CDS encoding V-type ATP synthase subunit F, producing the protein MKMFVISDNVDTQMGLRLAGIEGVVVHDIDALKLALDSVFADKSIGILLLTSVVFDLDRETLLDLKLNRTEPLIVEISDRHKSHEVQSMIDATISKIIGKVV; encoded by the coding sequence ATGAAAATGTTTGTTATCAGTGACAACGTCGATACCCAAATGGGACTCAGACTCGCTGGTATCGAAGGGGTTGTCGTTCATGATATTGATGCTTTAAAATTAGCATTGGATTCCGTCTTTGCCGATAAATCAATTGGAATTCTTCTTTTGACTTCAGTTGTTTTTGATCTTGATCGTGAAACCTTGTTGGATTTAAAGCTCAACAGGACAGAACCGTTAATTGTTGAAATATCCGATCGTCACAAATCACACGAAGTTCAATCAATGATTGATGCGACGATTTCTAAAATTATTGGAAAGGTGGTCTAG
- a CDS encoding V-type ATP synthase subunit A yields MSTVYWINGPILKSKDVDNFVMSEMVFVGDKQIMGEVIGIADDFVTIQVYESTTSMRVGEAITHTGLPLSVELGPGLLGNIYDGIGRPLKGLSAKYGSYLDVGQSMRTLPDDKTWSVSYRVSKGDTVSHGQIYATFAETGSIEHRLMAQSSGVVTSDCIDGDFRLDDTVLTLDNGASFTLSEKWAIRHERPVARRIDAKEPLITGQRVIDTLFPIVKGGSAAIPGGFGAGKTMLQHQLAKWCDADIIVYIGCGERGNEMAQVLEEFSELVDPKTGRTLMERTILIANTSNMPVAAREASIYTGITFAEYYRDMGYHVALMADSTSRWAEALRELSGRLEEMPAEEGFPAYLASRLAQFYERSSFVDTLNGDIGSISIVGAISPQGADFSEPVTQNTQRFIGCFWALDKSLAYIRHFPSINYVQSYSEYTVQLQGWYKENIAEDFTDLRQMVLSILNEETSLMEIVKLIGQDVLADRQKLTLEMARVIRVGYLQQNAFHKFDSSVSLQKQYAMLKLYKYTMEQCQELLHQRKTMSAIVETRIFEEIIGLKYVIDEDLTQFDAYTKKVDDALASVA; encoded by the coding sequence ATGAGTACAGTTTATTGGATTAATGGTCCGATTCTTAAAAGTAAAGACGTTGATAACTTTGTAATGTCGGAAATGGTTTTTGTTGGTGATAAACAGATCATGGGTGAGGTTATTGGGATCGCTGATGACTTTGTTACCATTCAAGTTTATGAATCAACGACATCCATGCGAGTCGGAGAGGCAATTACACATACTGGTTTACCCTTAAGTGTTGAACTGGGACCCGGACTTTTGGGAAATATCTACGATGGAATTGGCCGTCCTCTAAAAGGTTTATCCGCGAAGTATGGCTCATATTTAGATGTGGGTCAGTCGATGCGTACATTACCTGATGATAAGACATGGTCCGTTTCATACCGCGTTTCAAAAGGAGATACCGTATCTCACGGGCAAATTTATGCAACATTTGCAGAAACAGGTTCAATTGAGCACCGCTTGATGGCGCAGTCGTCGGGTGTTGTTACAAGTGATTGTATTGACGGCGACTTCAGGCTTGATGATACTGTTTTAACACTTGATAATGGTGCATCATTTACATTATCAGAGAAATGGGCAATACGTCATGAACGCCCTGTTGCACGTCGCATAGATGCGAAAGAACCTCTGATTACAGGTCAACGCGTTATCGATACTTTGTTTCCCATTGTAAAGGGTGGGAGCGCAGCAATACCAGGAGGCTTTGGAGCAGGGAAAACCATGCTTCAACACCAATTGGCAAAATGGTGTGATGCAGATATCATCGTTTATATTGGTTGTGGTGAACGTGGTAATGAGATGGCGCAAGTTCTTGAAGAGTTTTCAGAGCTTGTTGACCCTAAAACAGGTCGCACATTGATGGAGCGTACAATTTTAATCGCAAACACCTCTAATATGCCGGTAGCGGCTCGAGAGGCATCGATCTATACTGGAATCACATTTGCTGAATATTACCGCGACATGGGCTACCATGTGGCTCTTATGGCGGATTCGACGTCCCGTTGGGCTGAAGCGTTGCGAGAGTTGTCTGGTCGTCTTGAAGAGATGCCAGCTGAAGAGGGTTTCCCAGCATATTTGGCTTCGCGTCTCGCGCAATTTTATGAACGCAGCTCTTTTGTGGACACACTTAATGGCGATATTGGTTCAATAAGCATTGTTGGCGCAATTTCTCCTCAAGGTGCTGATTTCTCAGAACCTGTAACTCAAAATACACAACGATTTATTGGATGCTTCTGGGCATTGGATAAGTCACTTGCATACATTCGTCACTTTCCATCCATCAACTATGTACAGAGTTATTCCGAGTACACAGTTCAGTTGCAAGGATGGTATAAAGAAAACATTGCTGAAGACTTTACGGACTTACGACAAATGGTATTGTCTATTTTAAACGAAGAAACAAGTTTGATGGAAATTGTGAAACTTATCGGGCAAGATGTTCTTGCTGACCGTCAAAAGTTAACACTTGAGATGGCGCGCGTCATACGTGTTGGTTATTTACAACAAAATGCCTTCCATAAGTTTGACAGTTCGGTATCGTTACAGAAACAATATGCCATGCTTAAGTTGTATAAATATACGATGGAACAATGTCAAGAACTCTTGCATCAACGCAAAACGATGTCTGCCATCGTTGAAACCCGTATATTCGAAGAAATTATTGGACTAAAATATGTTATCGATGAAGATTTAACGCAATTCGATGCATATACTAAAAAAGTTGATGATGCACTCGCATCAGTAGCGTAG